One Gossypium raimondii isolate GPD5lz chromosome 3, ASM2569854v1, whole genome shotgun sequence genomic window carries:
- the LOC128039889 gene encoding F-box/LRR-repeat protein At4g14103-like, with amino-acid sequence MCVEDRISSFPDPILCHILSFLPIKEAVRTSIISTKWRYLFASISTIKFDGYSMSGLTDRNIDNFKNFVDRLLKSPDQVRLDCFRLSHEICSWNDGDHDFDISGWICAALCRGVKEIDLQLSYLEDILPAVLFTCGSLVTLKLDAVGHKFKFPSDVCLGNLKTLHFRDSFFGDYSILRLISNCHVLEDLAFIECDFYNTSVINIQTPSLKRFILDFDLGEFGDLKYVVVINAPNLIYFQCTDAVAQGYTLSTMKSLEKAHISICDCDTIDSQTIATHLIQVCNVRSLRLTINEIFRTSKLPIFHNLIEFEFLGRGFNGREIWLVEFLHRMPNLKTLTLNFPVVAGTQWKALEVPSCLSFHLKEIEISRFNTHMIDMVSYFLDNAIILEKLIIIELRKHFVMDSNNGSPATTSVSIEESFKFNGKGTPLVLLLVVMLGLIIYATVYKCKRGCADLKVEAEVELGE; translated from the exons ATGTGTGTCGAAGACAGGATCAGTAGTTTTCCGGATCCTATTCTTTGTCATATTTTGTCATTCCTTCCCATTAAAGAAGCAGTTCGAACCTCTATTATTTCAACCAAGTGGAGATACCTCTTTGCTTCAATTTCTACCATTAAATTTGATGGTTATTCAATGAGTGGTTTGACTGACAGAAATATTGACAACTTCAAGAACTTTGTTGATAGGTTATTGAAATCCCCCGATCAGGTAAGATTAGATTGCTTTAGGCTAAGTCATGAGATTTGTTCATGGAATGATGGAGATCATGATTTTGATATCTCTGGTTGGATATGTGCTGCATTGTGCCGTGGTGTTAAGGAAATTGATTTGCAGTTAAGTTATCTTGAGGATATTTTACCAGCTGTTTTATTCACTTGCGGCTCACTGGTGACACTGAAATTGGATGCAGTAGGTCATAAGTTTAAGTTCCCATCTGACGTTTGTTTAGGGAATCTGAAGACTTTGCACTTTAGAGACTCATTTTTCGGTGATTATTCCATTCTTAGGTTAATTTCCAATTGCCATGTCTTAGAAGATTTGGCTTTTATTGAATGTGATTTTTATAATACAAGTGTGATCAATATCCAAACTCCTTCGCTTAAGagatttattttagattttgatctCGGAGAATTTGGAGATTTAAAGTATGTGGTGGTGATTAATGCTccaaatcttatttattttcaatgtaCTGACGCTGTAGCTCAAGGTTATACTTTGAGTACCATGAAGTCTCTAGAAAAAGCCCATATTAGCATCTGCGACTGTGATACCATTGATTCTCAAACAATTGCAACTCATCTTATTCAAGTTTGCAATGTACGGTCTCTACGTTTAACCATTAATGAG ATTTTCCGAACAAGTAAACTTCCTATATTTCACAACCTTATTGAATTCGAATTTCTTGGTCGTGGTTTTAATGGGAGAGAAATTTGGCTCGTGGAGTTTCTACATCGTATGCCTAATCTAAAGACACTTACCCTCAATTTTCCG GTTGTTGCGGGAACACAATGGAAGGCTTTAGAAGTTCCTTCTTGTTTGTCATTTCACCTTAAGGAGATTGAAATTTCACGCTTCAACACACACATGATTGACATGGTTAGTTATTTCTTGGATAATGCAATAATTCTGGAAAAGCTTATAATAA TAGAGTTGCGAAAGCATTTTGTGATGGATTCAAATAATGGATCACCTGCAACGACGAGTGTTAGCATTGAGGAGAGCTTCAAGTTTAATGGGAAGGGGACACCTTTGGTTCTACTTCTGGTTGTCATGCTTGGGTTGATCATATATGCAACTGTGTATAAATGTAAGAGAGGCTGTGCAGATCTCAAAGTCGAAGCTGAAGTTGAGCTTGGAGAATGA